A genome region from Desulfovibrio sp. X2 includes the following:
- the recA gene encoding recombinase RecA → MARKVSAAPSPEDSRREALKTALTTIERKWGQGSIMKLDEGAHQAIPVIPTGSIGLDLALGVGGIPRGRVTEIYGPESSGKTTLALHIIAEAQKLGGTAAFIDAEHALDISYARRLGVHTNDLLISQPDYGEQALDIADMLVRSNAVDIIVVDSVAALIPQAELEGNMGETQVGGQARLMSHALRKLTGSIHKSNTAVVFINQIRMKIGTMGYGNPETTTGGNALKFYSSMRLDIRKIQTLKNQDEVYGSRARVKVVKNKVAPPFREAAFDILYGTGISRPGELIDLGVDAKVIEKSGSWFAYGAERLGQGKENVRALLLDNPELMAKIEQDLMQHLGMLDLTSPDGEEAADAQGAED, encoded by the coding sequence ATGGCCCGCAAGGTTTCCGCCGCACCGTCCCCCGAGGACAGCCGCCGCGAGGCGCTCAAGACCGCCCTGACCACCATCGAGCGCAAGTGGGGCCAGGGGTCGATCATGAAGCTCGACGAGGGGGCGCACCAGGCCATTCCCGTCATCCCCACCGGCTCCATCGGCCTGGATCTGGCGCTCGGCGTGGGCGGCATCCCGCGCGGCCGCGTGACCGAGATCTACGGCCCGGAATCGAGCGGCAAGACCACGTTGGCCCTGCACATCATCGCCGAGGCCCAGAAGCTCGGCGGCACCGCGGCCTTCATCGACGCGGAGCACGCCCTGGACATCTCCTACGCCCGCAGGCTCGGCGTGCACACCAACGACCTGCTCATCTCCCAGCCCGACTACGGCGAGCAGGCCCTGGACATCGCGGACATGCTCGTGCGCTCCAACGCCGTGGACATCATCGTGGTCGACTCCGTGGCCGCGCTGATCCCCCAGGCCGAGCTCGAGGGCAACATGGGCGAGACCCAGGTGGGCGGGCAGGCGCGCCTCATGTCGCACGCCCTGCGCAAGCTCACCGGCTCCATCCACAAGTCCAACACCGCCGTGGTCTTCATCAACCAGATCCGCATGAAGATCGGCACCATGGGCTACGGCAACCCCGAGACCACCACGGGCGGCAACGCGCTCAAGTTCTACTCCTCCATGCGCCTGGACATCAGAAAGATCCAGACGCTCAAGAACCAGGACGAGGTCTACGGCAGCCGCGCCCGCGTCAAGGTCGTGAAGAACAAGGTGGCGCCTCCGTTCCGCGAGGCCGCCTTCGACATCCTCTACGGCACCGGCATCTCCCGCCCGGGCGAGCTCATCGACCTCGGCGTGGACGCCAAGGTCATCGAGAAGTCCGGCTCCTGGTTCGCCTACGGCGCAGAGCGCCTGGGCCAGGGCAAGGAGAACGTGCGCGCCCTGCTGCTCGACAACCCAGAGCTCATGGCCAAGATCGAGCAGGACCTCATGCAGCACCTGGGCATGCTCGACCTCACCTCCCCGGACGGGGAGGAGGCGGCCGACGCCCAAGGCGCAGAGGACTAG
- a CDS encoding AMIN domain-containing protein, which translates to MSSKRIFPRRSRRSPALSERLLGAAAALLMAVVLIAPASPRRILAADEAVLPSSAGPVYKSVTPDTAGPDEYTVRRTVVQPGQGRGAMPPSPAPGEPVAPSASGQTQSGQTQSGQTQSGQTSPAAKPETPPPPLVLPEPSGNGQPAGSQAAPAKPEAAKPEAKPEAAKPEPPLQREPASGKASSEKSSAKAPSGKASSGQTPAAKAAPAAKAEKAPAAPPRRATITTGRQGNTFQVRLNTDGPVQFTYFEMKNPPRLVVDLLGNWTVDGLRDRTFGQAGKGVEGCLGMRLGQHPDRLRAVFDLDPARPPKAELSKSDEGVLIRFRN; encoded by the coding sequence ATGAGCAGCAAGCGCATTTTCCCCCGCCGCAGCAGACGATCCCCCGCCCTGTCCGAGCGCCTGCTCGGAGCGGCCGCGGCGCTGCTCATGGCGGTCGTGCTCATCGCGCCCGCGTCCCCGCGCCGCATCCTGGCCGCGGACGAGGCGGTCCTGCCGTCCTCGGCCGGGCCGGTCTACAAGAGCGTCACGCCGGACACGGCTGGGCCGGACGAGTACACCGTGCGGCGCACGGTGGTGCAGCCGGGCCAGGGCAGGGGGGCGATGCCGCCTTCCCCGGCTCCGGGCGAGCCCGTGGCTCCGTCCGCGTCCGGCCAGACGCAATCGGGCCAGACGCAATCGGGCCAGACGCAATCGGGCCAGACGTCCCCCGCGGCAAAGCCCGAGACCCCGCCGCCGCCCCTGGTCCTGCCCGAGCCGTCCGGAAACGGTCAGCCCGCAGGCAGCCAGGCCGCCCCGGCCAAGCCGGAGGCGGCAAAGCCCGAGGCGAAGCCTGAGGCCGCGAAGCCGGAGCCGCCGCTGCAGCGCGAGCCCGCCTCGGGCAAGGCCTCGTCCGAAAAATCTTCCGCCAAGGCTCCGTCGGGCAAGGCTTCCTCGGGCCAGACCCCGGCCGCCAAGGCCGCGCCCGCGGCCAAGGCCGAGAAGGCTCCCGCCGCCCCGCCGCGCCGCGCCACGATCACGACCGGACGGCAGGGCAACACCTTCCAGGTGCGCCTGAACACGGACGGTCCGGTCCAGTTCACCTACTTCGAGATGAAGAACCCCCCGCGCCTGGTCGTGGACCTGCTCGGCAACTGGACCGTGGACGGCCTGCGCGACCGCACCTTCGGGCAGGCGGGCAAGGGCGTCGAGGGCTGCCTCGGCATGCGCCTGGGCCAGCATCCGGACCGGCTGCGCGCGGTCTTCGACCTCGACCCCGCGCGGCCGCCCAAGGCCGAGCTCTCCAAGTCCGACGAGGGCGTGCTGATCAGGTTCCGCAACTAG